In Oryza sativa Japonica Group chromosome 8, ASM3414082v1, the sequence agaaaatctaagtttaattaataaattccaatataaaattgggccagataaaatttcattaaatactttgcttaattctataattcctagatttttctgggatttatttgagctaagaaagtatttgtaataaatggaattgcatttaagaaataatttaaattgaaaaggttttaaaaagtcttcttttggctttgggccgaaagtcggcccaaaacctctcttctctctctcctcggcccagccggcccagtcagccgcgcgcgcgcggcctcgctgtcgctgacaggtgggtcccgcctgtcggagtcgtcgtctaccttcggccgtcgccgccgaaaccctagttcgcgccgccgccgtttcctttccaaatccggccgcctctttccttctccggccgaatcaatagaggggaaatgatctccgggatctcctctacattttctcctttggaatctttggttaaatcgctttggaaagctttggaatcgagttcgattcggatcggttttccctctctccaagccgaaggtttccttcgccgttgccgtcgccgtgggccttcgccgtcgcctccgagcccctttaaaaggacccccggtgtctcctctacccgtcgcagccctcgccttcgcctctcgtcgccggaagagccttagcgccgtgtgccctagcttcgccgtcgccgccgccgcttcagccatgctccgccgtcgctccagctgtcgccgccgctcgggaagaccgccgtcgtcatcgccaagtcgccgccgtcctcgtccgccccttcgcagccgttggaacccgccggagcttcgtcgccgtcgacaacccgaaggtagccgccgcttccttctcgtcgccgtcgccgtccgttgcttctccgccgtcgttttggtcgtCGGTGTGTTCGCCGTGTCGTCCGCttcccgttggtgtcctccgttcgtgccgtagcgccgccgttcgccggtgagcgtgcgccgcccgagccgtccgctccgccgagccgccgccgccgtcggtgacgtcatcgctgacgccatcggggtcgtccgccgtgaaccgccgtggactcgatcaatctcggccgtccatcttggatcggttagatctcggccgtccgttcgcgtgaaccgccgcccgtgcgccggtccaccgaaaccctagccgctgacgcaataatccttcttttccttttcaaaaataattcattattgcgtcataattcaatttaaaccgatttaagtgttttaatccgatttaatctttaaaaattcataactaattcatcttagctccgatttagttggttcaagtctctaaatttttctaaaattgagatttacacattaaaaatatccacatgtactgttcatgcttgtttatgtgctgttttggtgattttgcttctttttgcttagattccgtcgtttctggagagtccgttttcgcggaagaagagtttgaagagttccaaggccagcaaggcaagtcacacagatcccaaacaaccctttgagcatgttgatcctatttaaagctattgtttctattcaactattgcatctattttcgaatgtcattgggtggaattgacctattctttgttatggccctttcgtacttgattaccttattccttgataccttgggttatattaatttgactagttgagctttatttatattggttcaactagatattagatataattgcttagccctgcttagaaacattagtacatttatgggataactaatgactcactattatttcatgatggcttattgatagttcacgatggtcaatcgtgattagttaattaattaatgtgccaactaaaacctgataatggtgggttgtgggcacatggttttgatggtcgtgctcatgacaattaaggaccggttcacgagtttcagttgtgaaacatttatcgtgccaaccacaagccagcatgggcaacggctttatcttttgtatagcatggttcattgcggggcaccagactgagaagtggcggagataagcccacgggggtcgctggggagtccatgccttgtttataagggggtgattatgatccaggaaggtgcgctgcagtggattgtgttatgcgaggggtattgtcacaactcctttccgagataccgtggtggtattgaggcacatggtgacatgatgtggggttgtgtcttgtgggtacagtggtacacctctggccagagtaaaactattcgaatagccgtgcccgcggttatgggcgggtctaacaatgtctttcgtgattagtctcacacctctcatcattgtaaaagatgcttaaactggtaataatttgattagctcctggtttggaatgggacattcctggtttggagatagaactgtgcagccggggtggttgttcagaatggttgggcctatacaacagggtatgttgtatagcgttggattaatattgtttaattattacttaactgttttgttaaattctcaaatgtttgctaaatgctgcttttgcaaatgaaaccctattatgccatcctttgttatcctgtgcacttgcatatttgctgcgtggcttgctgagtatgtcatatactcaccttgcaatcattcatcagaggaagagttctacaatgaggctgatggtgtggaggattaggtgtagccttggtcaagctgcctgtggagtggagccgtctgcgccgtttatttattttccgctgcttagaactttattgattgagaggaactatctacctctgtaatgacattttattcgcttattaattagagtaatatttgtactctattatcaatttgttattgtgtgcctcggctgattcctggacgagggttcacacacatgtaagcgtttggaattttggatagaaattgcGTGACACTAGATCCGCCCACCAAAAAgaacgccgccgccacttcTGCTGGATCTGCCCACGGGAGCACCGAtgtcaccgccgctgccgcaggaCAAGCTTGGGCGTGGagggtgaggaggaggtggtagAGAATCGCCCGCCGGATCCGCCTGCCGGaaacaccgccaccgccaccgtcaccgGATCCGCCAATAGTAGCCGCCGACTCCACCGCCACTCCCGGATCCGGCCCGCGGGAgcagctgaagccatcgctgcCACCTCCTCTGCTACCGGCAAGGGAGagacgagagggagagagagggaccGGTGGGAGAAgagacgggggcggcggcgcggcgctctctCTAACTCTCGGCTGTTGGCAAAGGAGGAGAGACGGGGATTCGGGAGACGGAGAAAGCGACCAGAGAGAACTGAGAAGCGGAGGTGGAGGATTTCAGAGAAGGAGATAAGGTTCGATAGGTGGGCGGGTCcataccaattttttttctttaccgcGCTCCAACATGTATAGGGTGCAGGGGCGGACACACTAACGTTACCCATATTTTTAAAATGTAGCTACACAATGTAGCACAATGTCGATGATTCTCAATTGGTTAGACTGAAACATTTGACCAATAGTTCATGAGTTCGATTCCATCGATCTCTTCGTTTTTTCCATTTTATCCAATTCCTTTCCTAACCTGATATTTTGCTGGTTATCCTCTACtgttcttttcccttttctctctaattttatccttttcctttaaaataaaaatgattattgcaagaacaTACATGTTATCCTCTACtgttcttttcccttttctctccAATTTTATCCTTCTCCTTTCCTAACCTGATATTTTGCTGGTTATCCTCTACTGTTCTTTTCACTTTTCTCTCCAATTATATCCTTTTcctttaaaataaaaatgattattgcaagaacaTACATGTAGAATAGAATACGAGgttaactaaaattcagaaaaaataaaataagctccaaaaaatagaaaaataaaaataagagttcacgtagaaataaaattttcaaataaaaaaggaatgaaaaaatacaaaattgtAAAACAATAgtccattaaaaaaatacaataatagcaaatgataataaagagaagaggaaCAACAGACCTATAAAGCAATAGTGTGGTGACGGTTAATGGGACATCTGATGAAAACTATTAACAAAACCGAAAAGATGATTaggttcgatttttagaatcccaacGATGATTAAGAAGAGGAACTACGGGCAAGTCGTTAAGCAACACTGTAATGGCGGTTAGTGggctagaaagtaaaaaataactaaaattcgaaattaaaatatgtaatattgaaagaaaagtcCATGTaagaacatttttttcttttttcattgtcTTTTGCTGTTTGCATATTGGCCTTTTTTTCATTGTTATTCACAGGTTGAATGAACGTCACAAATTCACAGATCGAATGAACATACTCAAATTCACATATTGAACATCACATATCAAATGGACACCGCAAATTCACAAATACATCTAAAAAATGTTCATCtaactatttttctattttcggaatttattttatttgttattcaaaattttaattgatctcgtcatgtgttttaaatggtctcttcttttaatagatttaattttttattatgaatttttaatTTGTATTCCTAACTAaactcttatttttctttttaaatttcatattttattttatttttatttagaattttaattaatctcgtttTGTGTTCTATATGGAtaattcttttaatattccttaatTATTGTTTCGattttagttgtttcaaaattataaccctacttgaactctctttgatatttttctaatttcagatttttattttatttttagtccAAATTTTAGCGCTACAATTTTTAGTCCGGTTGGTGCGGAACTAAAAATTACCAACCGAGACAaaagatagatctttagtcccggttatttcaagcGGGACTAATAAtaggcatctttagtcccgggttgtAACCCGGGATTAAAGGGGCTGTGAAGCAGGACTAAAGGACTAAAGATGAGTTCCCTAGCAGACACatgaagaaataaaattaacaaattttattatttttatttttctagttgtagatcaaatagaaacttgcatgtttgtgtacAGACTTATATCATCACAATtgatgttactaatttttttattttttttcaataactaTTTAAGTCGCACATAAATGTTGGGTGTCATGACACCTAGGTACAGAGAATCCTAATCTCTTTATTGTACCCTTCCTTTTTTTGCTTTGAAACTACACTTTAAGACTTTGTTCTTCCACGGGGTAATGAAGATTGGAGAAGATGACCAGTTCGAAACTGCACTAAAAGTTCCAGTTCACCTATCTTTGTTACGCTGGTTGCTTGACGAAACGAGAGCATAGCAGCAGTGTATCCAAAGTATTCTGCAAATTGAGATCTATTGTTCTGAATTTTAGTATACTTATATGATTATTGTGATCATGTTATACACATTTAGATCTTTTAGACTGAACTAAGTAACTAACCATtctcaggggcggatccaacgtggggactcgagtcccccctacacccacaaGACCCATGGATACCCCCAGAGCAccttctttaatttttttcaccataAATAATAAACTAAAGGTCTTTAGATGGCTAAAGGTTAGAGAAACAACGTACTTGAGGCCCCCCAATTTTCTGttgctggatccgcccctgaccATTCTAGATCTCAGCCAGAGATGGGGATGAATTAGGACAAAACAATGTTTCGGTAGTAATCTATGCAGTCATTGGACAGCATTAGCTGAATATCATATGAGATCTATCAACAATGAACACATGTCTTGCAAGAGGTCTCTTCTGTTGGTGCCTTCGATCATTTCTGTTTTGTTAATATTTCTGAGTTTCTTACAACTCCAACATTTCCAGGCCCTCTGTAAGGACTAGGATATCGACTGAAAACAAGAAAAGTATGTAACAAATATCAGTTAGATATATGGACTGTTTGATTGGATTGTTGGACAGAGGAAATTGTAGGAAAAGTTTTCTggacaaaataaataaatgcttGGAAAATAGACAGCATCATGTAAACTAAACACATTGCTCACATTGCCAATTAGGCAGCTCTCTAAAGAGCAAACCAATTGCCTCACGAGCTGTACATATCCCTTGTAAATGTAGAACAAGTAAAATGAACTAAACATGACTAATACTCCTGTATGGAGCAATTAACGAAGATGAGTCCTCCAAACCAACTTGTGGGTATGGATAAAAATCTAAATATGACAAAAATTATCTCGCTATACAAATCCTATGAGTGAGAAAACTTGCAAACCTAGCGAGGTGTGATGGACGTTAGTGTCAAACTTGAGGACGACAACGGCTGCCCCTCCGCTGAGGCCATCGGCGGTGCATATGTTGGCACGGGCATCTTAGCTGGTAACACGGGTAGTGGTCCATTGGATTGGAGAACTGCCATGGCAGCTCTGATAGATGGACGTGCACATCGGTCCGGATGTGCACACCAGAGTCCAACAGCCATGACACACTCCATGCTAGTTGTGTCGTATTCATTGTTGAGCCGCTCGTCTGCTGCATTGAGAACGGCTCCTTGGCCGTACAGGTCCCACACCCATTCCACCAGTCGGAAGAGGCAATTGTTCTGGGTGTCCTGCAGGCTAATTGGTCTCCTCCCACATGCCACTTCCAATAGAACAATGCCAAAACTATAAACATCGGACTCAGCGCTTGCTTTGCCCGTGATTACGCATTCGGGATCAAGATAGCCTGGTGTCCCTGAGGGGTGAGTCATTGTTTGTATCCCAACGGCATGGTCAATAAGCCTTGCAAGGCCGAAATCGCCTAGCTTCGCATTGAAGGATTCATCCAGCATGACGTTGCTCGGCTTGATGTCACGGTGAACTACACATTGATCCCACTCCTCATGTAGGTAGAGTAGTGCAGATCCGAGTCCATGAACAATGTTGATCCTGTGGCAACATCCAAGTTAGCAGATGAATTGAATTTCAAAGGTGTCGATTGCACATAACGAAAATTACTAAATCAATGAGTTAATTAATAAACCTCATTGGCCATGTAAGGAAGGTGCCATTGCCGTGGAGATGGACGTCGAGGCTACGGTTGGGGAATAGCTCGTAGACGAGGAGCAGCTCGGTGCGGCCATGGCACCAGCCAATGAGCTGCACCAGATTGCGGTGGCGTAGCCGGCTTATTACCTTTATCTCTGACTTGTACTCCTTCCTCCCTTGCTTAGAGGAATTTTTGGCGAACCTCTttatggcgacggcgaggccaaGCTCTCTGAGGTAGCCCCGATACACTGCACCGAAACCGCCTTGCCCAAGCTTCTCCTCCGGCGCAAAGCTCTTCGTAGCGTCGACGAGCTCGTGGTACGGGAACCGCCTTGGTCCCATCCCCATCTCAATCTCCACGAtgggctcgccgtcgtcgtcatcgtcactGCCGTGCCAGCCTCCATCCTCTGCCTCCCTCCTTTTCTTGCTCTGACGTCGTCGTACAAGGACTGCTACCATGGCGAAGAGGAGAATGACAAACATTACCGCACCAAGTGTGGCTCCCGCTACAACTCCGCCACGTCTGGAATGCGACGTTATCGGGGTCAGggaaggcggtggtggtgacggtgacgacggcggcggcggagatgctACTTTTGCTGCCAGCTTCTGCTCGAACGACGAACTCGACTTGAAGTACCAAGAAGTCAGCTGATGCTGCTCAAAGGCTGAGCCCGTTGATGCCGAGAAGCCGACGGTGACGTTCTCCGGCAAGGCTCTCTTGAGATCAACCATGGAGCTGAGGGTGTAAGGCGTCGTCGTCTCATTTATCCATAGC encodes:
- the LOC107282055 gene encoding L-type lectin-domain containing receptor kinase IX.1: MAGFSLITCAAGLVTFFSVCYMQPPAPVAALSFNYPTFASSDNQNIDIQGQASVSVGYVDISANSVSGMGNSAGRVVYAPPVQLWDAATGEVASFTTRFSFNIIAPSDRSKKGDGMAFFLTSYPSRLPVGHEGGENLGLTNQTVGNVSTGQNRFVAVEFDTFVNPFDPNTTNDHIGIDVNSVVSVTNESLPNFSLIGNMTATVDYNNNSRILSIKLWINETTTPYTLSSMVDLKRALPENVTVGFSASTGSAFEQHQLTSWYFKSSSSFEQKLAAKVASPPPPSSPSPPPPSLTPITSHSRRGGVVAGATLGAVMFVILLFAMVAVLVRRRQSKKRREAEDGGWHGSDDDDDGEPIVEIEMGMGPRRFPYHELVDATKSFAPEEKLGQGGFGAVYRGYLRELGLAVAIKRFAKNSSKQGRKEYKSEIKVISRLRHRNLVQLIGWCHGRTELLLVYELFPNRSLDVHLHGNGTFLTWPMRINIVHGLGSALLYLHEEWDQCVVHRDIKPSNVMLDESFNAKLGDFGLARLIDHAVGIQTMTHPSGTPGYLDPECVITGKASAESDVYSFGIVLLEVACGRRPISLQDTQNNCLFRLVEWVWDLYGQGAVLNAADERLNNEYDTTSMECVMAVGLWCAHPDRCARPSIRAAMAVLQSNGPLPVLPAKMPVPTYAPPMASAEGQPLSSSSLTLTSITPR